The Polyangium spumosum genome includes a window with the following:
- a CDS encoding RNA polymerase sigma factor: MAVQAVTTTRTSAAPPAPAGAEARLSELIERVKNGDTVALDALTRTIRPHVERQLARYPVSDEDRLDLVQSTLLQVIRRIRSFRGDSSFTTWLFRVTANEALMLMRSQRRQRARFVGGLDLEDLSVLPTMRAPALEDDAASVAERERFVRLALGELPNDYRDVVMAHYHEDLGLQEIAQKLMVSESAVRSRLHRARLRLRAILNATPYGRELQAGFVPAERRGAPGTTAG; the protein is encoded by the coding sequence ATGGCCGTCCAGGCCGTCACGACGACGCGTACCTCCGCGGCACCGCCCGCGCCTGCCGGGGCAGAGGCCCGGCTCAGCGAGCTCATCGAGCGCGTCAAGAACGGAGACACCGTGGCGCTCGACGCGCTCACGCGTACCATCCGGCCGCATGTGGAGCGGCAGCTCGCTCGGTATCCCGTCTCGGACGAAGACAGGCTCGATCTGGTTCAATCCACGCTCCTCCAGGTCATCCGTCGAATCCGATCTTTCCGCGGCGATTCGAGCTTCACGACGTGGCTCTTCCGGGTCACGGCGAACGAAGCTCTGATGCTGATGCGCTCCCAGAGGCGTCAGCGAGCGCGGTTCGTGGGCGGGCTCGACCTCGAAGACCTCAGCGTTCTGCCCACGATGCGCGCGCCCGCGCTCGAGGACGACGCCGCGAGCGTGGCCGAGCGCGAGCGGTTCGTCCGGCTCGCATTGGGCGAGCTGCCAAACGATTATCGGGACGTGGTGATGGCGCATTACCACGAGGACCTCGGCCTGCAGGAGATCGCGCAGAAGCTCATGGTGAGCGAGAGCGCCGTCCGCTCGCGCCTCCACCGCGCGCGCCTGCGCCTGCGGGCGATCCTGAACGCGACACCTTATGGTCGCGAGCTCCAGGCGGGATTCGTCCCGGCCGAGCGCCGGGGGGCCCCGGGGACGACGGCCGGGTGA
- a CDS encoding RluA family pseudouridine synthase encodes MLPVLHHEDRFIVVDKPSGLAVHPGWSGDERTALHEVRDAIGRKVFPVHRLDRATSGVLVFALDSESARAFCEMFEQGRIEKHYLALVRGVTPEAGTIEHPIPRREGGPRVPASTSYRRVWRGEHLSLVDAEPHSGRLHQVRRHMKHISHPLLGDANYGKGALNRDYRDRFGLGRLALHARSLGFLHPWEGRPVTFEAALPEDLRAPFERIGVVI; translated from the coding sequence TTGCTCCCGGTCCTCCACCACGAAGATCGATTCATCGTCGTCGACAAGCCCTCCGGCCTCGCCGTGCACCCCGGCTGGTCCGGCGACGAGCGGACCGCGCTCCATGAGGTCCGCGACGCGATCGGCAGGAAGGTCTTTCCCGTCCACCGCCTCGACCGCGCCACGAGCGGCGTGCTCGTCTTCGCGCTCGATTCCGAGAGCGCCCGCGCCTTCTGCGAGATGTTCGAGCAGGGCCGGATCGAGAAACATTACCTCGCGCTCGTCCGCGGCGTCACGCCCGAGGCGGGCACGATCGAGCACCCGATCCCCCGCCGCGAGGGCGGGCCGCGCGTGCCGGCCTCGACGTCGTATCGGCGGGTCTGGCGCGGCGAACACCTCTCCCTCGTCGACGCCGAGCCACATTCGGGCCGGCTCCACCAGGTGCGGCGGCACATGAAGCACATCAGCCACCCGCTCCTCGGGGACGCGAATTATGGCAAAGGCGCGCTGAACCGTGACTATCGCGACCGCTTTGGCCTCGGGCGGCTCGCGCTGCACGCGCGCTCGCTCGGCTTCTTGCATCCGTGGGAGGGCCGGCCCGTCACGTTCGAGGCGGCGCTGCCGGAGGACCTCCGGGCGCCGTTCGAACGGATCGGCGTCGTCATTTGA
- a CDS encoding endonuclease/exonuclease/phosphatase family protein, with protein sequence MSVRLATWNCFGAPQSLEDFLEGRPFWPERLLSPSVIEALSGFDIVCIQENFVGGVHERLEALRVAGGFSELWHDPPGPDGVDKTLVGAGLVILSRFPLKARFLRLPRGVGADGFARKGAALAEVRLPGGRELFLVNTHLQADDGRVSPEECQAVRKDQVDVLADALRDALASGAPTVLCGDLNVPCGTSEYERLARRLGEGLSDHTARAGLLTYDTEQNDVARAFHEGGPERALIDYVWTSRRAAPTRIGMELVAPLGELSGCPARYEGRAFASDHFGVGVEIFID encoded by the coding sequence GTGTCCGTCCGCCTCGCGACCTGGAACTGCTTCGGCGCGCCGCAGAGCCTCGAGGATTTCCTGGAAGGGCGGCCCTTCTGGCCCGAGCGGCTGCTCTCGCCGTCGGTGATCGAGGCGCTCTCGGGCTTCGACATCGTGTGCATCCAGGAGAACTTCGTGGGTGGTGTCCACGAGCGGCTCGAGGCGTTACGCGTGGCGGGAGGTTTCTCCGAGCTCTGGCACGATCCGCCGGGGCCCGACGGCGTCGACAAGACGCTCGTGGGCGCGGGGCTCGTGATCCTCTCGCGTTTCCCATTGAAGGCCCGCTTCTTGCGATTGCCTCGCGGCGTGGGTGCGGACGGGTTCGCGCGCAAGGGCGCCGCGCTCGCCGAGGTGCGTTTGCCCGGCGGGCGCGAGCTCTTCCTGGTGAACACGCATTTGCAGGCGGACGACGGGCGCGTCTCGCCGGAGGAATGCCAGGCGGTGCGGAAGGATCAGGTCGACGTGCTCGCGGACGCGCTCCGAGACGCGCTCGCGAGCGGCGCGCCGACGGTGCTCTGCGGGGACCTGAACGTGCCGTGTGGGACGAGCGAATACGAGCGATTGGCGCGGCGCCTCGGCGAGGGCCTCTCGGACCACACGGCGCGCGCGGGGCTCTTGACGTACGATACCGAGCAGAACGACGTGGCGCGGGCCTTTCACGAGGGCGGCCCGGAGCGGGCGCTGATCGATTACGTGTGGACCTCGCGGCGCGCGGCGCCGACGCGGATCGGCATGGAGCTCGTGGCGCCGCTCGGCGAGCTCTCGGGTTGCCCGGCGCGTTACGAGGGCCGGGCGTTCGCGTCGGACCATTTCGGGGTGGGGGTCGAGATTTTCATCGATTGA
- a CDS encoding DUF6882 domain-containing protein — protein sequence MNKARAGSKPKPTKKAAAKRTKAAATKAALVPTAPQAPEFRLARTEPPPAADEPLVTKWAARGAALLRELAAHGAGDHEYRVDLKDGRFVWLDPRGRVSAEARAKALCSFAPTTSSLTMAWADPLLRAASVRPIDRMPTERDDLDEEGAWRVAIAAAEASGVEWVYRVAAPHSWYFLGLTGLSFQPISPSFTPGSPAGLVLLELEASRKAIRSGAEPAVVLRERLARVGSALLHEAEYAYRSTDWVSRLSRTGKRLETLAEKVPVPSFEAVAKEGTASEWLAPELAGNLDEALGLLEDEWRLFA from the coding sequence ATGAACAAGGCGCGCGCAGGATCGAAGCCGAAGCCCACGAAAAAGGCCGCCGCAAAGCGCACGAAGGCCGCCGCGACGAAGGCCGCCCTCGTGCCGACCGCCCCGCAGGCGCCGGAGTTCCGGCTCGCGCGGACCGAACCTCCGCCCGCGGCGGACGAGCCGCTCGTGACGAAGTGGGCCGCGCGTGGCGCCGCGCTCCTGCGTGAGCTCGCCGCGCACGGCGCCGGGGACCACGAGTATCGCGTGGACCTGAAGGACGGTCGTTTCGTGTGGCTCGACCCGCGCGGCCGTGTCTCGGCCGAGGCCCGCGCGAAGGCGCTCTGTAGCTTCGCGCCCACGACGTCGTCGCTCACGATGGCCTGGGCCGATCCGCTCCTGCGCGCGGCGTCGGTGCGCCCGATCGATCGGATGCCGACGGAGCGGGACGACCTGGACGAGGAAGGGGCCTGGCGCGTGGCGATCGCGGCGGCCGAGGCCTCGGGCGTCGAATGGGTCTACCGCGTGGCCGCGCCGCACTCGTGGTACTTCCTCGGGCTCACGGGCCTGTCGTTCCAGCCGATCAGCCCCTCGTTCACGCCCGGCTCGCCGGCGGGCCTGGTGCTGCTCGAGCTCGAGGCGAGCCGCAAGGCGATCCGCTCGGGCGCGGAGCCGGCCGTCGTCCTGCGCGAGCGCCTGGCGCGGGTGGGCAGCGCGCTCCTGCACGAGGCCGAATACGCCTACCGCAGCACGGACTGGGTGTCGCGGCTCTCGCGGACGGGGAAGCGGCTGGAGACCCTGGCGGAGAAGGTGCCGGTGCCGTCGTTCGAGGCGGTCGCGAAGGAGGGCACGGCGTCGGAATGGCTGGCGCCGGAGCTCGCAGGCAACCTCGACGAGGCGCTCGGGTTGCTCGAAGACGAGTGGCGGTTGTTCGCGTAA
- a CDS encoding Smr/MutS family protein, whose translation MLRALQDLLARLFSPSKSEEPPPPAEDEDEPPPDPDAIAVLPIEDAIDLHGFQPRDIPSVVEEYLHEAHARGFPEVRLIHGRGKGVQRRVVQSILARHPLVESFRDAPATRGGWGATIARLRINR comes from the coding sequence ATGCTCCGCGCCCTCCAGGACCTCCTCGCGCGCCTCTTTTCCCCGTCAAAATCCGAGGAGCCGCCCCCGCCCGCGGAGGACGAGGACGAACCGCCGCCCGACCCCGACGCGATCGCCGTCCTGCCGATCGAGGACGCCATCGACCTGCACGGCTTTCAGCCCCGCGACATCCCCTCGGTCGTCGAGGAATACCTCCACGAGGCCCACGCGCGTGGTTTCCCCGAGGTCCGGCTCATCCACGGCCGCGGCAAAGGCGTGCAGCGCCGCGTCGTGCAATCGATCCTCGCCCGCCACCCGCTCGTGGAGTCGTTCCGGGACGCGCCGGCCACGCGGGGCGGATGGGGCGCGACGATCGCGCGGCTCCGGATCAATCGATGA
- a CDS encoding serine/threonine-protein kinase — translation MPAADEGGGVEIGEMSTLPLVLSGPPSERRRVPPSLAERYEDIRFLGEGGMGTVYRARDPRLGRTVALKLLKGDDPELWRRFLGEARAQARIQHEHVCRVYEAGQADGEPYIAMQFIDGEPLSKVAARLTLEQSVKLMQEVSAAVHEAHRLGLIHRDIKPGNILVEAREDGALKPYVMDFGLAREVSDRGQTQTGAVIGTPAYMPPEQAKGDVRAMDRRSDVYSLGATLYDVLAGRPPFVADHAWNLLMAVAYEEAPLLGAVKRGVPAELETIVMKCLEREPSRRYDSARALAEDLQRFLDGEPIHARRASLGYVLWKKARKHKLATALLALVVSSSLVLVGVWVRAERQAAERARLARELGEGVKEMELFLRAAYELPLHDVERERDVVRERLGEIEQRMAAAGRAGEGPGHYAIGRGYLALGDPEGAREHLEKALAAGYSSADLQYALGRAIGEMFRRALAETRRITNEEERKKKVEELERALRDPAREALRAALAAKIEVPAYAEGLIALYEGKNEEAIEKAKAAFEKAPWMYEAKKLEADALYAMGSRYRHDAAFDYEKMKSYFEPAAEAYAIAADMGRSDPEVHRAACELWEKMGQAAFMKGMSPGSAFDAAESACGRAVQSSSKDSAARVQRALVMASRVHVQFLGDDISEDTISAIEDAVRAAEEGVRSNPMSVMAHYAVALAFCTRTKVMYALGREATMERAIAAYERVLELDPRFTWAVNELGGAYYAEARKENMLGRDGSKLLRNAIRHYEQAIDIDPKFILPVGGRLNSLSELFGLQIERGRDGSHTLRALADAVALLEKTSSSPWLVAYWNARVHRFRAAHEVAFRRDPGGPTRAALTAIHAFAGQEPKDHWFLEEVAECLLLEATYALRQGHDPSHLLAKARDSAQRAAEAGASPRTTLRILSARIEILTIRAGEVRKDVRASSFDAALSHVQPTLDKAGLDPTPYQIHAEIHALRARWLSERGAAYEEEVERGLAMAQRALAQNPRLAKALLARGHLHLVRAHMARTRDARSDAVRRAKEAFESAFRENPLLEREYAGDFKEATRLAL, via the coding sequence ATGCCGGCGGCGGACGAGGGGGGAGGCGTGGAGATCGGGGAGATGTCGACCCTGCCGCTCGTCCTCTCGGGGCCGCCGAGCGAGCGGCGGAGGGTGCCGCCGTCGCTCGCGGAGCGCTACGAGGACATCCGTTTCCTCGGCGAAGGCGGGATGGGGACGGTCTACCGCGCGAGAGATCCGCGGCTCGGCCGGACGGTGGCGCTGAAGCTCTTGAAGGGCGACGATCCGGAGCTCTGGCGGCGGTTCCTGGGCGAGGCGCGGGCGCAGGCGCGTATCCAGCACGAGCACGTGTGCCGCGTGTACGAGGCCGGGCAGGCGGACGGCGAGCCGTACATCGCGATGCAATTCATCGACGGCGAGCCGCTGTCGAAGGTCGCGGCGAGATTGACGCTCGAGCAAAGCGTGAAGCTCATGCAGGAGGTGAGCGCGGCGGTGCACGAGGCGCACCGGCTCGGGCTGATCCACCGGGACATCAAGCCGGGGAACATCCTCGTCGAGGCGCGCGAGGACGGCGCGCTGAAGCCGTACGTGATGGATTTCGGCCTGGCGCGGGAGGTGTCCGACCGAGGACAAACCCAGACGGGCGCGGTGATCGGGACACCGGCGTACATGCCGCCCGAGCAGGCGAAGGGGGACGTGCGGGCGATGGATCGGCGCTCGGACGTGTATTCGCTGGGCGCGACGCTTTACGACGTGCTCGCGGGGCGGCCGCCGTTCGTCGCGGATCACGCGTGGAACCTGCTCATGGCGGTGGCGTACGAGGAGGCGCCCTTGCTCGGGGCGGTCAAGCGAGGGGTGCCGGCGGAGCTCGAGACGATCGTGATGAAATGCCTCGAGCGGGAGCCGTCGCGGAGGTACGACTCGGCGCGGGCGCTGGCGGAGGATCTGCAGCGTTTCCTCGACGGCGAGCCGATCCACGCGAGGCGGGCCTCGCTGGGCTACGTGCTCTGGAAGAAGGCGCGCAAGCACAAGCTCGCGACGGCGCTGCTCGCGCTCGTCGTGAGCTCGTCGCTGGTGCTCGTGGGCGTGTGGGTGCGGGCCGAGCGGCAGGCGGCGGAGCGGGCGCGGCTCGCGCGGGAGCTCGGCGAGGGCGTGAAGGAGATGGAGCTGTTCCTGCGCGCCGCCTACGAATTGCCGCTGCACGACGTGGAGCGGGAGCGGGACGTGGTGCGCGAGAGGCTCGGGGAGATCGAGCAGAGAATGGCGGCGGCCGGGCGGGCAGGGGAGGGGCCGGGGCATTACGCGATCGGGCGTGGTTACCTCGCGCTCGGGGACCCGGAGGGGGCGCGGGAGCACCTGGAGAAGGCGCTCGCGGCGGGGTATTCGTCGGCGGATCTGCAATATGCGCTCGGGCGGGCGATCGGCGAGATGTTCCGTCGGGCGCTCGCGGAGACGCGGCGGATCACGAACGAGGAGGAGCGGAAGAAGAAGGTCGAGGAGCTCGAGCGGGCGCTCCGGGACCCGGCGCGCGAGGCCCTGCGGGCGGCGCTCGCGGCGAAGATCGAGGTGCCGGCGTACGCGGAGGGGCTCATCGCGCTCTACGAGGGGAAAAACGAGGAGGCGATCGAGAAGGCGAAGGCGGCGTTCGAGAAGGCGCCGTGGATGTACGAGGCGAAGAAGCTCGAGGCGGACGCGCTTTATGCAATGGGGAGCAGGTACCGGCACGACGCGGCGTTCGATTACGAGAAGATGAAATCGTATTTCGAGCCGGCGGCGGAGGCCTACGCGATCGCGGCGGACATGGGGCGCAGCGATCCGGAGGTGCACCGGGCGGCGTGCGAGCTCTGGGAGAAGATGGGGCAGGCGGCCTTCATGAAGGGGATGTCGCCGGGGTCGGCGTTCGACGCGGCGGAGTCGGCTTGCGGGCGCGCGGTGCAGTCGAGCTCGAAGGACAGCGCGGCGCGCGTGCAGCGGGCGCTCGTGATGGCGTCGCGTGTGCATGTCCAGTTTCTCGGGGACGACATCTCGGAAGATACGATTTCTGCGATCGAGGACGCCGTCCGAGCGGCGGAGGAGGGCGTGCGCTCGAACCCGATGAGCGTCATGGCACATTATGCGGTGGCGCTGGCCTTCTGCACGCGAACGAAGGTCATGTACGCCCTGGGTCGAGAGGCCACCATGGAGCGGGCCATCGCTGCGTACGAGCGGGTCCTGGAGCTCGACCCGCGTTTCACCTGGGCGGTCAACGAGCTGGGGGGCGCATATTACGCAGAGGCCAGGAAAGAGAACATGCTGGGGCGAGACGGGTCGAAGTTGCTGCGCAACGCGATTCGCCATTACGAACAGGCCATCGATATCGATCCGAAGTTCATCCTGCCCGTGGGCGGGCGGCTGAATTCGCTGTCCGAGTTGTTCGGATTGCAAATCGAGCGTGGGCGAGACGGGAGCCACACGCTGCGCGCGCTCGCGGACGCCGTGGCCCTCCTCGAGAAGACGAGCTCCAGCCCGTGGCTCGTGGCGTACTGGAATGCGAGGGTGCACCGATTTCGTGCGGCGCACGAGGTCGCGTTCCGTCGAGATCCAGGTGGCCCGACCCGGGCAGCGCTCACGGCGATTCACGCATTTGCAGGGCAGGAGCCCAAGGATCACTGGTTCCTCGAAGAGGTCGCCGAGTGTCTCCTGCTCGAGGCCACGTATGCACTTCGCCAGGGGCACGATCCGTCGCACCTCCTCGCGAAGGCGCGGGATTCCGCGCAGAGGGCAGCCGAGGCCGGGGCGTCACCGCGGACGACGCTCCGTATCCTGTCCGCGCGTATCGAGATCCTTACGATACGCGCCGGGGAGGTGCGCAAGGACGTACGAGCGAGCTCCTTCGACGCGGCGCTCTCGCACGTCCAGCCGACGCTCGACAAGGCTGGGCTGGACCCCACGCCTTACCAGATCCACGCCGAAATTCATGCTTTGAGGGCGAGGTGGCTCTCCGAGCGCGGCGCCGCGTACGAGGAGGAGGTCGAGCGTGGACTCGCAATGGCACAGCGTGCCCTCGCCCAGAACCCCCGCCTGGCCAAGGCGCTCCTTGCGCGAGGACATCTCCACCTCGTGCGAGCCCACATGGCGCGTACGAGGGACGCGCGAAGCGACGCCGTGCGGCGCGCCAAGGAGGCATTCGAGTCGGCGTTCCGGGAGAACCCTTTGCTCGAACGCGAATATGCCGGCGACTTCAAGGAGGCAACGAGGCTCGCTTTGTAA
- a CDS encoding ATP phosphoribosyltransferase regulatory subunit, which translates to MRDLLPEETRRRRALARGILDHFALHGYDLVTSPAFELAEVLEKGLGALDPGDVLRFVEPESGEVCALRPDMTPQIARMVATRLAAEPRPIRLCYEGTIVRRRQGRAKKHRQIPQAGVELYGAPSPEGDLEALRLLASVTRVVGLGSFVIDLGHALIARALIDAVPSPLDVEVTDALAQKDASRLVVLLSGREAAAVPRRVAEALVALPELAGGAEDRPGEEILARAEKLFAGTGAEGPLRELRALWETARRPRTAPAGAPSDGLADVLRLDLGEVRGFAYYTGPIFHVLAPGPGEPIGAGGRYDDLLGRFGLPMQAVGFGLHLDAIARAREASGVRDERPIRVLVAADPPGEALVLALRARGIAAARGQGPDVLRYAQAHHYSHVVVEGSEGAVRIVPTDEPEAAVEVAADTGAERIAETVGFPAAGARARGG; encoded by the coding sequence ATGCGTGATCTCTTACCGGAAGAGACGAGAAGAAGGCGCGCGCTCGCTCGGGGGATCCTCGACCATTTTGCTCTGCACGGCTACGACCTGGTGACGTCGCCGGCGTTCGAGCTGGCCGAGGTGCTCGAGAAGGGCCTCGGCGCGCTGGATCCAGGCGACGTGCTGCGCTTCGTGGAGCCGGAGAGCGGCGAGGTGTGCGCGCTCCGTCCGGACATGACCCCGCAGATCGCGCGGATGGTGGCCACGCGCCTCGCCGCCGAGCCTCGGCCGATCCGTCTGTGCTACGAAGGGACGATCGTCCGTCGCCGGCAAGGTCGGGCCAAAAAACACCGGCAGATCCCGCAGGCGGGCGTGGAGCTCTACGGCGCGCCGTCGCCCGAGGGGGACCTCGAGGCGCTGCGCCTGCTCGCGTCCGTGACGCGCGTGGTGGGCCTGGGGTCGTTCGTGATCGACCTCGGCCACGCGCTCATCGCGCGCGCCTTGATCGACGCGGTGCCGTCGCCGCTCGACGTGGAGGTGACGGACGCGCTCGCGCAGAAGGACGCCTCGCGGCTCGTCGTGTTGCTCTCGGGGCGGGAGGCGGCGGCGGTGCCGAGGCGCGTGGCGGAGGCGCTCGTGGCGCTGCCGGAGCTCGCGGGCGGGGCGGAGGACAGGCCGGGCGAGGAGATCCTCGCGCGCGCCGAAAAGCTCTTCGCGGGGACGGGGGCGGAGGGGCCTTTGCGGGAGCTCCGGGCGCTCTGGGAGACGGCGCGCCGGCCGAGGACGGCGCCCGCGGGCGCGCCTTCGGACGGCCTCGCGGACGTGTTGCGGCTCGATCTCGGCGAGGTGCGGGGTTTTGCGTATTATACCGGCCCCATTTTCCACGTGCTGGCGCCGGGGCCGGGCGAGCCGATCGGGGCGGGTGGTCGATACGACGATTTGCTCGGACGATTTGGTCTGCCCATGCAGGCCGTGGGGTTCGGGCTGCACCTCGACGCGATCGCGCGGGCGCGCGAGGCCTCGGGCGTGCGGGACGAAAGGCCGATCCGGGTGCTCGTGGCGGCGGATCCGCCGGGGGAGGCGCTCGTGCTGGCGCTGCGGGCGAGGGGAATCGCGGCGGCGCGCGGGCAGGGGCCGGACGTGTTGCGATATGCCCAGGCGCACCATTATTCGCATGTGGTGGTCGAGGGGAGCGAGGGTGCGGTGAGAATCGTGCCGACGGACGAGCCCGAGGCGGCGGTGGAGGTGGCGGCGGACACCGGCGCCGAGCGTATCGCCGAGACGGTCGGGTTCCCCGCGGCTGGCGCGAGGGCTCGAGGGGGTTGA
- a CDS encoding HAD-IA family hydrolase, whose protein sequence is MLPPTAVVFDLDGTLLDSRGDIVAAINHALLTTGRSPQPAQVIVRLVGDGTRALCARAAKIPEDAPEVEELIRLFLDYYKAHPLDFTRWAKGALEAIEALSSMENMTLGICTNKHRSATEVVLRALGIEDRFGAIVAGGDTKEPKPHAAPLLLAAKQLGATPAAVVMVGDGVQDILCARSAGTWAVGVESGFSTVEALVHAGPDVTVRDLSMLPGIVQRWREPTTKIKLR, encoded by the coding sequence GTGCTTCCTCCCACAGCGGTCGTGTTCGATCTCGACGGTACGCTGCTCGACAGCCGCGGCGACATCGTGGCCGCGATCAACCACGCGCTCCTGACGACGGGCCGCAGCCCGCAGCCCGCGCAGGTGATCGTGCGCCTCGTCGGCGACGGCACGCGCGCGCTCTGCGCGAGGGCGGCGAAGATCCCGGAGGACGCGCCGGAGGTCGAGGAGCTCATCCGCCTCTTCCTCGACTACTACAAGGCGCACCCGCTCGATTTCACGCGCTGGGCGAAGGGCGCGCTCGAGGCGATCGAGGCGCTCTCGTCGATGGAGAACATGACGCTCGGCATCTGCACGAACAAGCACCGCTCGGCGACCGAGGTCGTGCTGCGGGCGCTCGGCATCGAGGATCGGTTCGGTGCGATCGTGGCGGGCGGAGACACGAAGGAGCCCAAGCCCCACGCGGCGCCGCTCCTGCTCGCGGCGAAGCAGCTCGGCGCGACGCCGGCGGCGGTCGTGATGGTGGGCGACGGGGTGCAGGACATCCTGTGTGCGCGCAGCGCCGGGACCTGGGCCGTGGGCGTGGAGAGCGGCTTCTCCACGGTCGAGGCGCTCGTGCACGCGGGCCCGGACGTGACCGTGCGGGACCTCTCGATGCTGCCGGGGATCGTGCAGCGTTGGCGCGAGCCGACGACGAAGATCAAGCTGCGCTAG